A genomic stretch from Candidatus Krumholzibacteriia bacterium includes:
- the dctP gene encoding TRAP transporter substrate-binding protein DctP produces the protein MTSSKTLLLCLAAVGTLCTGTRDVAAQKQPRPQSEIKVATLAPDGSTWMKTMRRIDEEVRTKTANRVGFKFYPGGVQGDEKDVIRKMRNGQIHGAAFTGFGLGAIVPEVRVLELPFMFESLDELDAVLERTDDYYRGLFDEKGYALLGWTDVGFVYLFSQTPVKSAADMPGCRWWIWSGDQLAEIFFKAFEITPIPLSAPDVLTSLQTGVVDAVYSSPLACVALQWFTRVKYMADMPITHGVSAVVVTRKSLAGVSEGDLAIVNQVMRSHLAELTAKTRAQNREAIGEIEKEGVQVVAVDEAARNDFVQRGRAAWGEGVGVLYPRELLDRVSAMVAEYRRTRAAGASD, from the coding sequence ATGACCTCTTCTAAGACCCTGCTGCTATGCCTCGCGGCCGTGGGAACGCTGTGCACGGGCACGCGGGACGTTGCCGCGCAGAAACAACCCAGGCCGCAGTCCGAAATCAAGGTCGCCACCCTGGCCCCCGACGGGAGCACGTGGATGAAGACCATGCGCAGGATCGACGAGGAGGTGCGCACGAAGACCGCCAACCGCGTGGGTTTCAAGTTCTACCCGGGCGGCGTGCAGGGCGACGAGAAGGATGTCATCCGCAAGATGCGCAACGGCCAGATCCACGGCGCGGCGTTCACCGGCTTCGGACTGGGCGCCATCGTTCCCGAGGTGCGCGTGCTGGAGCTGCCCTTCATGTTCGAGTCGCTCGACGAACTGGACGCCGTGCTGGAACGCACCGACGACTACTATCGCGGCCTGTTCGATGAGAAGGGCTACGCGCTGCTGGGCTGGACCGACGTCGGCTTCGTGTACCTGTTCAGCCAGACGCCGGTGAAAAGCGCCGCCGACATGCCGGGCTGCAGGTGGTGGATCTGGTCCGGCGACCAGCTGGCGGAGATCTTCTTCAAGGCATTCGAGATTACACCCATCCCGCTTTCGGCACCGGACGTGCTCACCTCGCTGCAGACCGGCGTGGTGGATGCCGTGTACTCGTCGCCGCTGGCGTGCGTGGCGCTGCAGTGGTTCACGCGCGTGAAGTACATGGCCGACATGCCCATCACCCACGGCGTGAGCGCTGTCGTCGTCACCCGCAAGTCTCTCGCCGGCGTTTCCGAGGGCGACCTCGCCATCGTCAACCAGGTCATGCGCAGCCACCTGGCCGAGCTGACCGCCAAGACGCGGGCGCAGAACCGGGAGGCCATCGGCGAGATCGAGAAGGAGGGCGTGCAGGTGGTGGCCGTGGACGAGGCGGCCCGCAACGACTTCGTGCAGCGCGGCCGTGCCGCCTGGGGCGAGGGCGTGGGCGTGCTCTACCCCAGGGAGCTCCTCGACCGCGTGAGCGCCATGGTGGCCGAATACCGCCGGACCCGTGCCGCGGGCGCATCCGACTGA